In Arcobacter ellisii, a genomic segment contains:
- a CDS encoding response regulator transcription factor, with protein MKVLLLEDDIALSDLLNEHLLDLGYEVVLCTNGQEALEALIDNKFDIALLDINTPSITGIEVLKRVRKEYKNNIPIIILTAYQDTKHLKESFENGVDDYIKKPFDLEELDQRILKLCRHFLIEQNSKIKIDENIFFEPQTCQIFKENKVISLAQKERDILKYFCTHKSRVISNEELLQNIWVYDEMPTDATIRVYIKNLREIIGKEKITTIRAIGYRFE; from the coding sequence ATGAAAGTTTTGTTATTAGAAGATGATATTGCTTTAAGTGATTTATTAAACGAACATTTGTTAGATTTAGGTTATGAAGTTGTTTTATGTACAAATGGTCAAGAAGCCTTAGAAGCTTTAATTGATAATAAGTTTGATATTGCTTTACTTGATATAAATACACCAAGTATAACAGGAATAGAAGTTTTAAAAAGAGTTAGAAAAGAGTATAAAAATAATATTCCAATAATAATTTTAACAGCTTATCAAGATACAAAACACCTAAAAGAGTCTTTTGAAAATGGCGTTGATGATTACATTAAAAAACCTTTTGATTTAGAAGAGTTAGACCAAAGAATTTTAAAACTCTGTAGACATTTTTTAATAGAGCAGAATAGTAAAATTAAAATAGATGAAAATATATTTTTTGAACCTCAAACTTGTCAAATTTTTAAAGAAAATAAGGTAATAAGTCTTGCTCAAAAAGAAAGAGATATTTTAAAATATTTTTGTACACATAAAAGTAGAGTAATTTCAAATGAGGAGTTACTTCAAAATATTTGGGTATATGATGAAATGCCAACTGATGCCACAATTAGAGTTTATATAAAAAATTTAAGAGAAATTATTGGTAAAGAAAAAATTACAACAATAAGAGCTATAGGATATAGATTTGAATAG
- a CDS encoding 4Fe-4S dicluster domain-containing protein gives MSNMEAPANTPVWVNEARCKACDKCVSVCPAGVLAMRQEVHSTLGSMIKVVHPESCIGCTDCELACPDFAIYVADKKEFKFAKLSSDAKERKEKIVKNNYRILDEDL, from the coding sequence ATGTCTAATATGGAAGCTCCTGCAAATACTCCTGTATGGGTAAATGAGGCTAGATGTAAGGCATGTGATAAGTGCGTTTCTGTTTGTCCTGCTGGCGTACTTGCAATGAGACAAGAAGTTCATTCTACTTTAGGTTCAATGATTAAAGTTGTTCATCCTGAATCATGTATTGGTTGTACAGACTGTGAGTTAGCATGTCCAGATTTTGCAATTTATGTTGCTGATAAAAAAGAGTTTAAATTTGCAAAGTTATCAAGTGATGCAAAAGAGAGAAAAGAAAAAATAGTTAAAAATAACTATAGAATATTAGATGAAGATTTGTAA
- a CDS encoding 2-oxoglutarate synthase subunit alpha, whose product MSREVISTGNELAAKAAIDSGCEFFGGYPITPSSEIMHVLSSALPARGHACIQMEDEIAGICTALGAAMSGKRSMTATSGPGISLKAENLGVGYISEVPLVVVNVMRGGPSTGLPTRVAQGDLLQAKNPTHGDVKSITLVPGNLNECYTEVVRAFNLADRFMQPVFVLLDETIGHMSGKAILPDLEEVEKNKIVRKRFDGDKKDYKPYGVGADEPAVLNPMFEGYRYHFTGLHHGPTGHPTEDAEVCDALMKRLFKKVDAHLDELELNEEYMLEDAEIMIIAYGSVSLGVTEAINRMRKEGIKVGMFRPKTIWPSPAKRINELMKKFDKVLVTELNMGQFADEVQRVSGRSDFDTLFKVNGRPLSPLEIIEKVKGM is encoded by the coding sequence ATGTCAAGAGAAGTGATTTCAACAGGAAATGAACTTGCAGCAAAAGCTGCAATTGATTCAGGTTGTGAGTTTTTTGGTGGTTATCCAATTACTCCTTCAAGTGAAATAATGCATGTACTTTCTTCAGCTTTACCAGCTAGAGGTCATGCTTGTATTCAAATGGAAGATGAAATAGCAGGTATTTGTACAGCTTTAGGTGCTGCTATGTCTGGGAAAAGATCTATGACTGCTACTTCAGGACCTGGTATTTCTTTAAAAGCAGAAAACTTAGGTGTTGGATATATTTCTGAAGTTCCTTTAGTTGTTGTAAACGTTATGAGAGGTGGTCCATCAACTGGTCTTCCAACAAGAGTTGCTCAAGGGGATTTATTACAAGCTAAAAACCCAACTCATGGAGATGTTAAATCAATTACATTAGTTCCAGGTAACTTAAATGAGTGTTATACTGAAGTTGTAAGAGCATTTAACTTAGCTGACAGATTTATGCAACCAGTATTTGTTTTATTAGATGAAACAATCGGTCACATGAGTGGAAAAGCAATTTTACCTGATTTAGAAGAAGTTGAAAAAAACAAAATTGTAAGAAAAAGATTTGATGGTGATAAAAAAGATTATAAACCTTACGGAGTTGGAGCTGATGAACCAGCAGTATTAAATCCAATGTTTGAAGGATATAGATATCACTTTACTGGACTTCACCATGGACCAACAGGACACCCAACTGAAGATGCAGAAGTTTGTGATGCTTTAATGAAAAGATTATTCAAAAAAGTTGATGCTCATTTAGATGAATTAGAATTAAATGAAGAGTATATGTTAGAAGATGCTGAAATTATGATTATTGCTTATGGTTCTGTATCTTTAGGTGTTACTGAAGCTATCAACAGAATGAGAAAAGAAGGTATCAAAGTAGGTATGTTCAGACCAAAAACAATTTGGCCAAGTCCTGCAAAAAGAATTAATGAATTAATGAAAAAATTTGACAAAGTATTAGTTACTGAGTTAAATATGGGTCAATTTGCTGATGAAGTACAAAGAGTATCTGGAAGATCTGATTTTGATACTTTATTTAAAGTAAATGGAAGACCTTTATCTCCACTAGAAATTATTGAAAAAGTGAAAGGAATGTAA
- a CDS encoding 2-oxoacid:acceptor oxidoreductase family protein, with protein sequence MAANRTLMRFTGVGGQGVLLAGAIFAAAKINNGGYGLKTATYTSQVRGGPTVVDITLQDEPILYPYANDGEIDFMLSVAQVSYNQFKNGVKEGGVIVVEPNLVTPTEEDRKKWKIYEIPIITIAKEEVGNVITQSVLALAMANYFTGETVPNEVLRKTMLSKVPEKVHEINNKAFDLGLKYASEAQQANA encoded by the coding sequence ATGGCAGCAAATAGAACATTAATGAGATTTACAGGTGTTGGTGGACAAGGTGTACTTCTTGCAGGTGCGATTTTCGCAGCTGCAAAAATCAATAATGGTGGATATGGATTAAAAACAGCTACTTATACTTCTCAAGTAAGAGGTGGTCCAACTGTTGTTGATATTACTTTACAAGATGAACCAATTTTATATCCTTATGCAAATGATGGTGAAATTGATTTCATGTTATCAGTTGCTCAAGTTTCTTATAATCAATTCAAAAATGGTGTAAAAGAAGGTGGCGTTATCGTTGTTGAGCCAAATCTTGTAACACCTACAGAAGAAGATAGAAAAAAATGGAAAATCTATGAGATTCCAATTATTACTATTGCAAAAGAAGAAGTTGGAAATGTTATTACTCAATCAGTTTTAGCTTTAGCAATGGCTAACTATTTTACTGGAGAAACTGTTCCAAATGAAGTATTAAGAAAAACAATGCTTTCAAAAGTACCTGAAAAAGTACATGAAATCAATAATAAAGCATTTGATTTAGGTTTAAAATACGCTTCTGAAGCACAACAAGCTAACGCTTAA
- a CDS encoding NUDIX domain-containing protein, with protein sequence MINIIEDFKISELKDTKFIHPVKVTFSQNGKAKTWEAVRSHDSVAILLYHKEKEAFLLVKQFRAPVYLNDKTKTFTYELCAGLIDKNKSIEEIVIEEIDEECGYKVHIDNILKISSFYTNVGISGGRQHLYFASIDESMKIHNGGGVNDEQIELHFLPLSECDNFLFDEEKAKTPGLMFSFYWFLKNRQELGL encoded by the coding sequence ATGATAAATATAATTGAAGATTTTAAGATTTCTGAATTAAAAGATACAAAGTTTATTCACCCTGTAAAAGTTACATTTTCTCAAAATGGAAAAGCAAAAACTTGGGAAGCGGTAAGAAGCCATGATAGTGTAGCAATACTTTTATACCACAAAGAAAAAGAGGCTTTTTTATTAGTTAAACAATTTAGAGCACCAGTTTATCTAAATGATAAAACAAAAACTTTTACTTATGAGTTATGTGCTGGATTGATTGATAAAAATAAATCTATTGAAGAGATTGTTATAGAAGAGATAGATGAAGAGTGTGGATATAAAGTTCATATTGATAATATTTTGAAAATCAGCTCTTTTTATACAAATGTAGGAATTAGTGGTGGAAGACAACATTTATATTTTGCTTCAATTGATGAATCAATGAAAATTCACAATGGTGGTGGAGTAAATGATGAACAAATAGAGTTACATTTTTTACCTTTAAGTGAATGTGATAATTTTCTTTTTGATGAAGAAAAAGCTAAAACACCTGGATTGATGTTTAGTTTCTATTGGTTTTTAAAAAATAGACAAGAGTTAGGACTATAA
- a CDS encoding YajQ family cyclic di-GMP-binding protein encodes MAAKEHQFDISAKLDMQEMKNAVIQAQKEIDNRYDFKGISKEIDLNIGAKTLILVSSSDNKIDAMMDILISKMNKRGISINSLEEIKKEDSSGGNRKYTFKIVDSIEKDEAKKIQTEIKNLKLKVTAVNQGDEIRVTGKNIDDLQTIMKHLRSLELKAPLVFDNFK; translated from the coding sequence ATGGCAGCAAAAGAACATCAATTTGATATTTCAGCAAAATTAGATATGCAAGAGATGAAAAATGCAGTGATTCAAGCTCAAAAAGAGATTGATAACAGATATGATTTTAAAGGAATAAGTAAAGAGATTGATTTGAATATTGGAGCAAAAACTTTAATATTAGTCTCTTCAAGTGATAATAAAATCGATGCAATGATGGACATTTTAATTTCAAAAATGAATAAAAGAGGAATCTCTATTAACTCTTTAGAAGAGATAAAAAAAGAGGACTCAAGTGGTGGAAATAGAAAATATACTTTTAAAATAGTTGATAGTATAGAAAAAGATGAAGCAAAAAAAATTCAAACAGAAATTAAAAATTTAAAATTAAAAGTAACAGCTGTAAATCAAGGTGATGAAATAAGAGTTACTGGGAAAAACATTGATGATTTACAAACAATTATGAAACACCTAAGAAGTTTAGAACTAAAAGCTCCTTTAGTTTTTGATAACTTCAAATAA
- a CDS encoding phosphoribosylanthranilate isomerase codes for MRVKICGITNLQDALEAVNAGANALGFVFYKKSPRYIEPLKAKEIAEKLPPFVQTVGLFVNENEEFINQICFDAKMQLAQIIDDFDVLNYEKISFKYIKVIRAKEKKDLLNLNKEYYLVDAFVDSFGGEGKRIALDWFESIDCSKFILAGGLTTKNLKEINGFGFYGVDVSSGVESEVKGIKDRQKMIDFVKEANEIK; via the coding sequence ATGAGAGTAAAAATTTGTGGAATAACAAATCTGCAAGATGCACTTGAAGCTGTAAATGCAGGTGCAAATGCATTAGGTTTTGTATTTTATAAAAAATCGCCAAGATATATAGAACCTTTAAAAGCAAAAGAGATTGCTGAAAAACTTCCTCCTTTTGTTCAAACAGTTGGACTTTTTGTAAATGAAAATGAAGAGTTTATTAATCAAATTTGTTTTGATGCAAAAATGCAATTAGCTCAAATAATAGATGATTTTGATGTTTTAAATTATGAAAAGATTTCTTTTAAATATATAAAAGTAATCAGAGCAAAAGAGAAAAAAGATTTACTAAATTTGAATAAAGAGTATTATTTAGTTGATGCATTTGTTGATAGTTTTGGTGGAGAAGGTAAAAGAATTGCCCTTGATTGGTTTGAAAGTATTGATTGTTCTAAATTTATACTTGCTGGTGGCTTAACAACAAAAAATTTAAAAGAGATAAACGGTTTTGGTTTTTATGGAGTTGATGTTAGTTCTGGAGTTGAATCAGAAGTTAAAGGGATAAAAGATAGACAAAAAATGATTGATTTTGTAAAAGAGGCAAATGAAATCAAATAA
- the rpe gene encoding ribulose-phosphate 3-epimerase gives MLVAPSILSADFGNLANEIKAICDAGCDLIHVDVMDGHFVPNMTIGPVVVNPVAKVATKPLDIHLMVENNTFFVELFAPCKPEYISFHIESEKHPHRLIQKIRDYGIKPAIVLNPHTPPEAIEYLLEDLDMVLLMSVNPGFGGQKFIPSVIEKTKKLKELINKKNPNCLIEVDGGVNDKNIHELKEAGVDVVVAGSYVFGNSDYSKAIKSLQV, from the coding sequence ATGCTTGTTGCACCTTCTATATTATCAGCAGATTTTGGGAACTTAGCAAATGAAATAAAAGCTATTTGTGATGCTGGATGTGATTTAATTCATGTTGATGTAATGGATGGACATTTTGTTCCAAATATGACAATTGGACCAGTTGTTGTAAACCCTGTTGCAAAAGTTGCAACAAAACCACTTGATATTCACCTAATGGTTGAAAATAATACATTTTTTGTAGAGTTGTTTGCTCCTTGTAAACCAGAATATATCTCTTTTCATATTGAAAGTGAAAAACACCCACATAGACTTATTCAAAAAATTAGAGATTATGGAATTAAACCAGCTATTGTTTTAAATCCTCATACTCCACCAGAAGCTATTGAGTATTTATTAGAAGATTTAGATATGGTTTTATTGATGTCTGTAAATCCTGGTTTTGGTGGGCAAAAATTCATTCCAAGTGTGATTGAAAAAACTAAAAAATTAAAAGAGTTAATTAATAAAAAAAATCCAAATTGTCTAATTGAGGTTGATGGTGGAGTAAATGACAAAAATATCCATGAACTAAAAGAAGCTGGTGTTGATGTTGTTGTTGCTGGTTCTTATGTATTTGGAAACTCTGATTATAGTAAAGCTATAAAAAGTCTTCAGGTGTAA
- a CDS encoding sensor histidine kinase: MNRDEKKALISFLTIYIVSAILLIGVILYIYYKNETKMLEESCSMELHNASMHIKNEIINRHMKNQKFNPNKLSNINIKYGLFDKDKKVIFSYLDEKFDVDFSKNSYVNEFYNYFITTLDEENIPIKYIVLETCQEVQNKNKLQIFILVILFLSAIFIGCIGYLLSKILLNPVRQRVEAMDKFIKDSAHELNTPISVLMTSVSMLKNGKNPQKMMKYILSSSKQISQIYNDIHFSAFNELNEDVFEEFNLKDLVSESVEFFNDISITKNITISSNLQDCFIKMDKTKTQKIVNNLLSNAIKYSKKDSIIEVVLEKNILKVKDFGIGISQEEQKEIFKRYKRGNNIEGGFGIGLDIVKRVCDEYDLILDLKSQIDKETTFSIDFSSIVIKDFLQK; this comes from the coding sequence TTGAATAGAGATGAAAAAAAAGCATTAATTAGCTTTTTAACTATTTATATAGTTTCAGCAATTTTATTAATAGGTGTTATTTTGTACATTTATTACAAAAATGAAACAAAAATGCTTGAAGAGAGTTGTTCTATGGAATTACATAATGCTTCAATGCATATAAAAAATGAAATTATAAATAGACATATGAAAAATCAAAAATTTAATCCAAATAAACTTTCAAATATAAATATAAAATATGGACTTTTTGATAAAGATAAAAAAGTAATTTTTTCTTATTTAGATGAAAAATTTGATGTTGATTTTTCAAAAAATAGTTATGTAAATGAGTTTTATAACTATTTTATTACAACTTTAGATGAAGAGAATATTCCTATAAAATATATTGTTTTAGAGACTTGTCAAGAGGTTCAAAATAAAAATAAATTACAGATTTTTATTTTAGTAATTTTATTTTTAAGTGCAATTTTTATTGGTTGTATAGGATATTTATTATCAAAAATTTTATTAAATCCTGTTAGACAAAGAGTTGAAGCTATGGATAAGTTTATAAAAGATTCAGCCCATGAATTAAATACACCAATTTCAGTTTTGATGACTTCAGTTTCGATGCTTAAAAATGGAAAAAATCCTCAAAAAATGATGAAATATATTTTAAGCAGTTCTAAACAGATTTCACAAATTTATAATGATATTCATTTCTCAGCTTTTAATGAGTTAAATGAAGATGTATTTGAAGAGTTTAATCTAAAAGATTTAGTAAGTGAAAGTGTAGAGTTTTTTAATGATATTTCTATTACAAAAAATATAACAATAAGTTCAAATTTACAAGATTGTTTTATAAAAATGGATAAAACAAAAACCCAAAAAATTGTAAATAATCTTCTTTCAAATGCTATAAAGTATAGTAAAAAAGATTCTATTATAGAAGTTGTTTTAGAAAAAAATATTTTAAAAGTAAAAGATTTTGGAATAGGAATAAGTCAGGAAGAACAAAAAGAGATTTTTAAAAGGTATAAAAGAGGAAATAATATTGAAGGTGGTTTTGGAATAGGTTTAGATATAGTAAAAAGAGTTTGTGATGAATATGATTTAATATTGGATTTAAAGTCACAAATTGATAAAGAAACCACTTTTAGTATAGATTTTTCTTCAATTGTTATTAAAGATTTTTTACAAAAGTAA
- a CDS encoding 2-oxoglutarate ferredoxin oxidoreductase subunit beta, with product MAFNYDEYLRTDKMPTLWCWGCGDGVILKSVIRAIEKLEWNMDDVCVVSGIGCSGRFSSYINCNTVHTTHGRTLAYATGIKLANPTKKVIVVGGDGDGLAIGGNHTIHASRRNIDLNYIIINNFIYGLTNSQTSPTTPQGMWTVTMSRGNIDPTFDACKLVEAAGASFVARETMLDPKKLEKTLVKAFEHKGFSFIEVFSNCHVNLGRKNKMATAMANLEWIDSISMSKTKFDKLEPEEQKGIFPTGILKQDTEAMEYCEAYEKVKEAHKNKTMVQL from the coding sequence ATGGCTTTTAATTACGATGAATATTTAAGAACAGACAAAATGCCAACACTATGGTGTTGGGGATGTGGTGATGGAGTTATTTTAAAATCTGTTATTAGAGCTATTGAAAAACTTGAATGGAATATGGACGACGTTTGTGTTGTTTCTGGTATTGGATGTTCAGGAAGATTCTCTTCATACATCAACTGTAACACTGTTCACACAACTCACGGAAGAACTTTAGCTTATGCAACTGGAATTAAATTAGCAAATCCAACTAAAAAAGTTATCGTTGTTGGTGGAGATGGTGACGGTCTTGCAATTGGTGGAAATCACACAATTCACGCTTCAAGAAGAAATATTGACCTAAATTATATTATTATCAATAACTTCATTTATGGATTAACAAACTCTCAAACATCTCCAACTACTCCTCAAGGTATGTGGACTGTAACAATGAGTAGAGGAAATATTGACCCTACTTTTGATGCTTGTAAATTAGTTGAAGCAGCAGGAGCTTCTTTTGTTGCAAGAGAGACTATGTTAGATCCTAAAAAATTAGAAAAAACTTTAGTTAAAGCTTTTGAACATAAAGGTTTCTCATTTATTGAAGTATTCTCTAACTGTCACGTTAACTTAGGAAGAAAAAACAAAATGGCTACTGCTATGGCTAACTTAGAGTGGATTGATTCTATTTCTATGTCAAAAACTAAGTTTGATAAATTAGAGCCAGAAGAACAAAAAGGAATATTCCCTACAGGTATCTTAAAACAAGATACAGAAGCTATGGAATATTGTGAAGCTTATGAAAAAGTAAAAGAGGCTCACAAAAATAAAACTATGGTTCAATTATAA
- a CDS encoding tRNA1(Val) (adenine(37)-N6)-methyltransferase gives MVLYQPKNGYCYNSDTHFLFYFICENFKKYKNIKGEILDIGSGSGILGLLVSNEYKKLNLNQCEIQKMFQFFSTKNALTNKINTNLYEGSFEKIEFDKKFDICVSNPPFYHCEVIKSENESLKIARYNDSLPLEKFIKKTSEILKNDGKFFFCYDCKQINEILLLLNKYKFNIEALQFVHPKVSKDATLILVYARKNSKSLTKIFNPLVVFDEDNKFTNEVENIYKKSSTYSIKADIE, from the coding sequence TTGGTTTTATATCAACCTAAAAATGGATATTGTTATAATAGTGATACACATTTTTTATTTTATTTTATTTGTGAAAATTTTAAAAAATATAAAAATATAAAAGGCGAAATTTTAGATATTGGGAGTGGAAGCGGAATTCTTGGTTTATTAGTTTCAAATGAGTATAAAAAATTGAACTTAAATCAGTGTGAGATTCAAAAAATGTTTCAATTTTTCTCAACAAAAAATGCTTTAACAAACAAAATAAATACAAATTTGTACGAAGGTTCATTTGAAAAAATTGAATTTGATAAAAAATTTGATATTTGTGTTTCAAATCCTCCCTTTTATCATTGTGAAGTTATAAAAAGTGAAAATGAATCTTTAAAAATTGCAAGATATAATGACTCTTTACCTTTGGAAAAATTTATAAAAAAGACCTCAGAAATTTTAAAAAATGATGGAAAATTCTTTTTTTGTTATGATTGTAAACAGATAAATGAAATATTATTATTATTGAATAAATATAAATTTAATATAGAAGCTTTGCAGTTTGTTCATCCTAAAGTATCAAAAGATGCAACATTAATTTTAGTTTATGCAAGAAAAAATTCAAAATCTTTGACAAAAATATTTAATCCTTTAGTTGTTTTTGATGAAGATAATAAGTTTACAAATGAGGTTGAAAATATATATAAAAAATCTTCAACATATAGTATAAAGGCTGATATTGAGTAA
- a CDS encoding HD domain-containing protein translates to MFSQENYIEVLEFATIAHGEQKTPKGYPYLAHITSVAMEVINACEKSNLDEKKADLAISCALLHDVIEDTNITYDELYVKFGEDVANGVEALTKDKTLSSKQEQMRDSIERLLTQPYEVQMVKLADRITNLGTPPKHWDNKKIKDYQKEASFILSCLGNSNIYLSNRLKEKIENYNNFIKE, encoded by the coding sequence ATGTTTTCTCAAGAAAATTATATTGAAGTTCTGGAATTTGCAACAATCGCTCATGGTGAACAAAAAACACCAAAAGGTTATCCTTATCTTGCACATATAACAAGCGTTGCAATGGAAGTTATAAATGCTTGTGAAAAATCAAATTTAGATGAAAAAAAAGCAGATTTAGCAATAAGTTGTGCATTATTACACGATGTAATAGAAGATACAAACATTACTTATGATGAGTTGTATGTAAAATTTGGAGAAGATGTTGCAAATGGAGTTGAGGCATTAACAAAAGATAAAACTTTAAGTTCAAAACAAGAACAAATGAGAGATAGTATAGAAAGATTACTTACTCAACCTTATGAAGTTCAAATGGTAAAACTTGCTGATAGAATTACAAATTTAGGAACTCCACCAAAACATTGGGATAATAAAAAAATTAAAGATTATCAAAAAGAAGCAAGTTTTATTTTATCATGTCTTGGAAATTCAAATATATATTTATCAAATAGATTAAAAGAAAAAATAGAGAATTATAATAACTTTATTAAAGAATAA
- a CDS encoding phospholipase A, with product MKKIFSLIICTFSFAEDINSIYQEAQNQENLGNYKEAMLLYKKVADTNISKEDRYILDLAKNQEHRVETFTTMKKEFYQKQIDKIKDKETDESLEQLITKDFSLYPYKKNYLLPVNYNFNDIENRNNVETTFQISVEKPISYNFLGLNESISAAYTQKSFWQTTEDSSPFRETNYEPEIFIQFPYKENSVLKAYKVSIMHSSNGRNDENSRSWNKVYLEGYYQFANLFLVPKIWYRIPDDKGSDDNPDIEDYYGYGDLTLLYAYKKHTFELLLRNNLKFSESNKGAVELNWTFPLPEFLSTKNTYGMLQLFSGYGNSLIDYDREINKIGLGIAFSR from the coding sequence ATGAAAAAAATCTTCTCCTTAATTATTTGTACTTTTTCCTTTGCTGAAGATATAAATAGCATATATCAAGAAGCACAAAATCAAGAAAATCTTGGAAATTATAAAGAGGCTATGCTTTTGTATAAAAAAGTTGCAGATACAAATATTTCAAAAGAAGATAGATATATTCTAGACTTAGCTAAAAATCAAGAACATAGAGTCGAAACTTTTACAACAATGAAAAAAGAGTTTTATCAAAAACAGATTGATAAAATAAAAGATAAAGAGACTGATGAAAGTTTAGAACAACTAATTACAAAAGATTTTAGTTTATATCCATATAAAAAAAATTATCTATTACCTGTAAATTATAATTTTAATGATATTGAAAATAGAAATAATGTAGAAACAACATTTCAAATAAGTGTTGAAAAACCTATTTCATATAATTTTTTAGGTTTAAATGAATCTATTAGTGCTGCATATACACAAAAATCTTTTTGGCAAACTACAGAGGATTCTTCTCCCTTTAGAGAAACAAATTATGAACCAGAAATCTTTATACAATTTCCATACAAAGAAAACTCTGTTTTAAAAGCTTATAAAGTATCAATAATGCACTCTTCAAATGGAAGAAATGATGAAAATTCGAGGTCTTGGAATAAAGTTTATTTAGAAGGTTATTACCAATTTGCAAATCTTTTTTTAGTTCCAAAAATTTGGTATAGAATCCCTGATGATAAAGGAAGTGATGATAATCCTGATATTGAAGATTATTATGGATATGGAGATTTAACTTTATTATATGCTTATAAAAAACATACCTTTGAATTACTCTTAAGAAATAATCTAAAGTTTAGTGAATCAAATAAAGGAGCAGTTGAACTAAACTGGACTTTCCCTCTTCCAGAATTTTTATCAACAAAAAATACCTATGGAATGTTACAACTATTTTCAGGATATGGAAACAGTTTAATTGATTATGATAGAGAAATAAATAAGATTGGTCTTGGAATAGCTTTTTCTAGATAA
- a CDS encoding 3'-5' exonuclease, producing the protein MKSNKRITPKAQIKLQNILQRLLKEPILYSEFFELLEKANDTIYEDPELEFELLISNGLPLDFESEYVCLKTLKTPINEQVFCIVDIETNGGSPKKGYQIIELGAVKYKNGEIIDKFESLVFAKEIPPYVQEVTKINLKMLENAPRLEKVLQDFKIFLGDDVFVAHDIKFDYTFISDSFEKYNLGKLLNRKLCTIDLAKRTIEAEKYGLSSLKELLNIDVSNHHRAYYDALTTAIVFKKCLENLDFNKIKTVEDLINFSKSDNVINNQQKKD; encoded by the coding sequence ATGAAATCAAATAAAAGGATTACTCCTAAAGCTCAAATAAAATTACAAAATATTTTACAAAGACTATTAAAAGAGCCAATTTTATATAGTGAATTTTTTGAGTTATTAGAAAAAGCAAATGATACAATTTATGAAGATCCTGAACTTGAATTTGAGTTACTTATTTCAAATGGTTTGCCTTTAGATTTTGAAAGTGAATATGTATGTTTAAAAACTCTAAAAACACCTATAAATGAACAAGTTTTTTGTATTGTAGATATTGAAACAAATGGTGGAAGTCCCAAAAAAGGTTATCAAATCATTGAGTTGGGTGCAGTAAAATACAAAAATGGAGAAATAATAGATAAGTTTGAGTCTTTAGTTTTTGCAAAAGAGATACCTCCTTATGTTCAAGAAGTTACAAAAATAAATCTCAAAATGCTTGAAAATGCTCCAAGATTAGAAAAAGTTTTACAAGATTTTAAAATTTTTTTAGGAGATGATGTTTTTGTTGCACATGATATAAAGTTTGATTATACTTTTATTTCTGACTCTTTTGAAAAATATAATTTAGGTAAATTATTAAATAGAAAATTATGTACAATTGATTTAGCTAAAAGAACAATTGAGGCTGAAAAATATGGTTTAAGTTCTTTAAAAGAGTTACTAAATATTGATGTGAGTAATCATCATAGAGCATATTATGATGCTTTAACAACAGCAATAGTTTTTAAAAAATGTTTAGAAAATTTAGATTTTAATAAAATAAAAACAGTAGAAGATTTAATAAATTTTTCAAAAAGTGATAATGTGATTAATAATCAACAAAAAAAGGATTAG